In a genomic window of Paroedura picta isolate Pp20150507F chromosome 14, Ppicta_v3.0, whole genome shotgun sequence:
- the IRX1 gene encoding iroquois-class homeodomain protein IRX-1 isoform X1 — translation MSFPQLGYPQYLSASQAVYGGSDRPGVLAAAAAAAGRPGGAELSSGSSAAVTSVLGMYAAAAAAASGPYGAPNYSAFLPYTADLSLFAQMGSQYELKDNPGVHPATFGAHSTPGYYPYGQFQYGDPGRPKNATRESTSTLKAWLQEHRKNPYPTKGEKIMLAIITKMTLTQVSTWFANARRRLKKENKVTWGSRSKDQEDGNLFGSDNEGDPEKNEDEEEIDLESIDIDKIDENDGEQSNEEEEEKVELLRQSSEEEHLEKEKALPLSGPEGLKPKEALSLEKEASDNPTQILSHNRQNNLQGPPHHKPKIWSLAETATSPDGALHKQTPPSPPAQGNHASPQLQHPAFLPSHGLYTCQIGKFHNWTNGPFLTQSSLFNVRSFLGVNHHHAAHHNHHLQAQPQPSMLTALSTEKPSERTSPKHIERENTPRTDSPPQPLKPPFRAVRDNSLSQQEGTS, via the exons ATGTCCTTCCCGCAGCTGGGCTACCCGCAGTACCTCAGCGCCAGCCAGGCCGTCTACGGCGGCAGCGACCGGCCGGGGGTGctggccgctgccgccgccgccgcaggccGTCCGGGAGGCGCCGAGCTCAGCAGCGGCTCCTCAGCCGCCGTCACCTCGGTGCTGGGCATGtacgccgctgctgccgccgccgcctccgggcCCTACGGCGCACCCAACTACAGCGCCTTCCTGCCCTACACCGCGGACCTCAGCCTCTTCGCGCAGATG GGCTCCCAGTATGAACTGAAAGACAACCCCGGAGTCCACCCGGCCACTTTTGGTGCTCACAGCACCCCTGGTTATTACCCTTATGGACAGTTCCAGTATGGTGATCCCGGAAGGCCCAAGAACGCTACCCGGGAAAGCACCAGCACCCTCAAGGCCTGGCTGCAGGAGCACCGCAAGAACCCCTACCCCACCAAGGGCGAGAAGATCATGCTGGCCATCATCACCAAGATGACCCTCACGCAGGTCTCCACCTGGTTCGCCAACGCCCGCAGAAGGCTCAAGAAGGAGAACAAGGTCACTTGGGGATCTCGGAGCAAGGATCAAGAGGACGGGAACCTCTTTGGGAGTGACAATGAGGGGGATCCTGAGAAgaatgaagacgaagaagagatAGACCTGGAAAGTATTGACATTGACAAAATAGATGAGAATGATGGGGAGCAAAGTaacgaggaagaggaagagaaggtcgaGCTCTTGAGGCAAAGTAGTGAAGAGGAGCATTTGGAGAAAGAGAAGGCTTTGCCCCTGTCTGGCCCAGAAGGACTGAAACCCAAAGAGGCCCTGTCCCTGGAGAAGGAGGCCTCGGACAACCCAACCCAAATCCTGAGTCACAACAGACAAAACAACCTGCAAGGGCCACCTCATCACAAACCCAAAATCTGGTCATTGGCAGAGACTGCAACCAGCCCTGACGGGGCCCTCCACAAGCAGacgcctccttcccctcctgcccaggGGAACCATGCTTCCCCCCAGCTCCAGCACCcggccttcctccccagccatggACTCTACACCTGCCAGATTGGCAAATTTCATAACTGGACTAATGGGCCATTCCTCACGCAGAGCTCCTTGTTTAATGTGAGGTCCTTTCTGGGAGTTAACCATCACCATGCTGCGCATCAcaaccaccacctccaggcccagccACAGCCGTCCATGTTAACAGCCCTCAGCACCGAAAAGCCATCGGAAAGAACCAGCCCCAAACACATAG AAAGAGAAAACACCCCAAGGACTGACTCTCCGCCTCAACCATTAAAACCCCCCTTCCGGGCTGTCCGGGACAA CTCTTTGAGTCAGCAAGAGGGAACATCGTGA
- the IRX1 gene encoding iroquois-class homeodomain protein IRX-1 isoform X2, whose amino-acid sequence MSFPQLGYPQYLSASQAVYGGSDRPGVLAAAAAAAGRPGGAELSSGSSAAVTSVLGMYAAAAAAASGPYGAPNYSAFLPYTADLSLFAQMGSQYELKDNPGVHPATFGAHSTPGYYPYGQFQYGDPGRPKNATRESTSTLKAWLQEHRKNPYPTKGEKIMLAIITKMTLTQVSTWFANARRRLKKENKVTWGSRSKDQEDGNLFGSDNEGDPEKNEDEEEIDLESIDIDKIDENDGEQSNEEEEEKVELLRQSSEEEHLEKEKALPLSGPEGLKPKEALSLEKEASDNPTQILSHNRQNNLQGPPHHKPKIWSLAETATSPDGALHKQTPPSPPAQGNHASPQLQHPAFLPSHGLYTCQIGKFHNWTNGPFLTQSSLFNVRSFLGVNHHHAAHHNHHLQAQPQPSMLTALSTEKPSERTSPKHIAL is encoded by the exons ATGTCCTTCCCGCAGCTGGGCTACCCGCAGTACCTCAGCGCCAGCCAGGCCGTCTACGGCGGCAGCGACCGGCCGGGGGTGctggccgctgccgccgccgccgcaggccGTCCGGGAGGCGCCGAGCTCAGCAGCGGCTCCTCAGCCGCCGTCACCTCGGTGCTGGGCATGtacgccgctgctgccgccgccgcctccgggcCCTACGGCGCACCCAACTACAGCGCCTTCCTGCCCTACACCGCGGACCTCAGCCTCTTCGCGCAGATG GGCTCCCAGTATGAACTGAAAGACAACCCCGGAGTCCACCCGGCCACTTTTGGTGCTCACAGCACCCCTGGTTATTACCCTTATGGACAGTTCCAGTATGGTGATCCCGGAAGGCCCAAGAACGCTACCCGGGAAAGCACCAGCACCCTCAAGGCCTGGCTGCAGGAGCACCGCAAGAACCCCTACCCCACCAAGGGCGAGAAGATCATGCTGGCCATCATCACCAAGATGACCCTCACGCAGGTCTCCACCTGGTTCGCCAACGCCCGCAGAAGGCTCAAGAAGGAGAACAAGGTCACTTGGGGATCTCGGAGCAAGGATCAAGAGGACGGGAACCTCTTTGGGAGTGACAATGAGGGGGATCCTGAGAAgaatgaagacgaagaagagatAGACCTGGAAAGTATTGACATTGACAAAATAGATGAGAATGATGGGGAGCAAAGTaacgaggaagaggaagagaaggtcgaGCTCTTGAGGCAAAGTAGTGAAGAGGAGCATTTGGAGAAAGAGAAGGCTTTGCCCCTGTCTGGCCCAGAAGGACTGAAACCCAAAGAGGCCCTGTCCCTGGAGAAGGAGGCCTCGGACAACCCAACCCAAATCCTGAGTCACAACAGACAAAACAACCTGCAAGGGCCACCTCATCACAAACCCAAAATCTGGTCATTGGCAGAGACTGCAACCAGCCCTGACGGGGCCCTCCACAAGCAGacgcctccttcccctcctgcccaggGGAACCATGCTTCCCCCCAGCTCCAGCACCcggccttcctccccagccatggACTCTACACCTGCCAGATTGGCAAATTTCATAACTGGACTAATGGGCCATTCCTCACGCAGAGCTCCTTGTTTAATGTGAGGTCCTTTCTGGGAGTTAACCATCACCATGCTGCGCATCAcaaccaccacctccaggcccagccACAGCCGTCCATGTTAACAGCCCTCAGCACCGAAAAGCCATCGGAAAGAACCAGCCCCAAACACATAG CTCTTTGA